A single region of the Gopherus evgoodei ecotype Sinaloan lineage chromosome 3, rGopEvg1_v1.p, whole genome shotgun sequence genome encodes:
- the KBTBD11 gene encoding kelch repeat and BTB domain-containing protein 11, translating to MENSVLSCVLYPGDGNISEAKTCPKRLCGEAEQHLGPPAKALGEAERSNGSQPQPGSTEGSASAGDEESGGGESAELPLQAPCGFSSSLCFSSPGAGDKAPQQDPGAASSCSRVVKSQWEINNAASEEEGEAGGADIARPPPGTYCLQAGAQPSSPQPPVSEEPDLVIEVSGRRIRAHKSVLAAKSDYFRARSSRDILRVKGVSYGALRLLIDYVYTARMGEVRHDNLAEVVSGARVLQMPCALHCAAEAMRAQLRLDNCYQLLCLAKKQRLAELREAAYRFMSDHYLQVLREPAVYGRLSGAERDLILQRRLEAGKRCLLVAEVSDAFERLSAGSRPQSRESSRPQSPSSVVSLEESSYLIYCYQEAAKEWRVLTRLPEEANVKGCAMCVLYNYLFLAGGIAAAPGEQRARLSDKVFCYNPLTDTWSQVRPLGQPRSQLKLLALDGYLYAVGGECLFTVERYDPRADRWSPVAPLPKGAFAVAHEATTCNGEIYVSGGSLFYRLLKYDPRRDEWQECPYNSSRCRSADMVAFKSFIYRFDLSGSRGEQGQAGGVEVFRYNTVAKRWSQCASLRPSSGPLQPFRCAALGSTIYCVNRAGTLRFNLAQDGEVEADGGLTGSFDADLLKAPFEAKGVLLPFVLTLPEKPDKAGEPESPLVL from the coding sequence ATGGAGAACTCAGTCCTCTCCTGTGTCCTTTATCCAGGCGATGGGAATATCAGTGAGGCAAAGACCTGTCCAAAAAGGCTCTGCGGAGAAGCGGAGCAGCATCTAGGGCCCCCGGCAAAAGCTCTGGGGGAAGCCGAGCGCAGCAACGGCAGCCAGCCGCAGCCCGGCTCCACGGAAGGGAGCGCATCAGCGGGGGACGAGGAGAGCGGGGGTGGGGAAAGCGCCGAGCTCCCTTTGCAAGCCCCCTGCGGTTTCAGCTCCTCCTTGTGCTTCAGCTCGCCCGGGGCGGGGGACAAAGCCCCGCAGCAGGATCCCGGAGCAGCCTCCTCCTGCAGCCGGGTGGTGAAGAGCCAGTGGGAAATTAACAACGCGGCGTccgaggaggagggggaggcggGAGGAGCCGACATCGCCCGGCCGCCGCCTGGCACTTACTGCCTCCAGGCTGGAGCGCAGCCCAGCAGCCCGCAGCCGCCGGTCTCGGAGGAGCCGGACCTGGTGATCGAAGTGTCCGGCCGGCGGATCCGAGCCCACAAATCGGTGCTGGCGGCCAAAAGCGACTATTTCCGCGCGCGCTCGTCCCGGGACATCCTGCGGGTGAAGGGGGTGAGCTACGGGGCGCTGCGCCTGCTCATCGACTACGTCTACACGGCCCGCATGGGCGAGGTGCGCCACGACAACCTGGCCGAGGTGGTGAGCGGCGCCCGCGTGCTGCAGATGCCCTGCGCCCTGCACTGCGCGGCCGAGGCCATGCGGGCCCAGCTGCGCCTCGACAACTGCTACCAGCTGCTGTGCCTGGCCAAGAAGCAGCGGCTGGCGGAGCTGCGGGAGGCCGCCTACCGCTTCATGAGCGACCACTACCTGCAGGTGCTGCGGGAGCCCGCCGTCTACGGGCGCCTGAGCGGCGCGGAGCGGGACCTCATCCTGCAGCGCCGCCTGGAGGCCGGCAAGCGGTGCCTGCTGGTGGCTGAGGTCAGCGACGCCTTCGAGAGGCTGAGCGCGGGCAGCAGGCCGCAGAGCCGGGAGAGCAGCCGGCCGCAGAGCCCCTCCTCCGTCGTGTCGCTGGAGGAGAGCAGCTACCTGATCTACTGCTACCAGGAGGCGGCCAAGGAGTGGAGGGTGCTGACCCGCCTGCCCGAGGAGGCCAACGTCAAAGGCTGTGCCATGTGCGTCCTCTACAACTACCTCTTCTTGGCTGGGGGCATCGCGGCAGCGCCGGGCGAGCAGCGCGCCCGCCTCTCCGACAAGGTCTTCTGCTACAACCCACTCACCGACACGTGGAGCCAGGTGCGCCCGCTGGGCCAGCCCCGCTCGCAGCTCAAGCTGCTGGCCTTGGACGGCTACCTCTACGCCGTGGGGGGCGAGTGCCTCTTCACAGTGGAGAGGTACGATCCGCGGGCCGACCGCTGGAGCCCGGTGGCACCGCTGCCCAAGGGTGCCTTTGCCGTGGCGCACGAAGCCACCACCTGCAACGGGGAGATCTATGTGTCAGGCGGCTCCCTCTTCTACCGCCTGCTCAAGTATGACCCCCGGCGGGACGAGTGGCAGGAGTGCCCCTACAACAGTAGCCGCTGCCGCTCCGCCGATATGGTGGCCTTCAAGAGCTTCATCTACCGCTTTGACCTGAGTGGCAGCCGCGGTGAGCAGGGCCAGGCCGGTGGGGTCGAGGTCTTCCGCTACAACACCGTGGCCAAGCGCTGGAGCCAGTGCGCCTCCCTGAGGCCCAGCAGTGGCCCCCTTCAGCCCTTTCGCTGTGCTGCCCTGGGCAGCACCATCTACTGTGTCAACCGGGCTGGCACCCTACGTTTCAACCTGGCCCAGGATGGCGAGGTGGAGGCTGACGGGGGGCTGACGGGCAGCTTTGACGCGGACCTGCTCAAGGCCCCCTTCGAGGCCAAAGGTGTCCTCCTGCCCTTCGTGCTTACCTTGCCGGAGAAGCCAGACAAAGCTGGGGAGCCGGAGAGCCCCCTGGTGCTCTGA